The region CGGCGCCGGTTTCCGGATTCGTTTGTCAGTGGGTTGCACCACAATGGGTCGGGCGTGGAGCAATGCGTGGTGTGCGGCCGGTCGCACACGCACTCGCGCGGCACGAGCAGGACGGCACGGACAGGAACGGCGGACAGCGATGGCGGTATGGGACGACGTGGTCGGCCAGGACCGGGTGACGGCGCAGCTGGCCGCGGCCGCGCGCGATGCGGACGCCTTCATCACCGCGCAGCACGCGGGAGCGGGGACCGGGCCCGGTGAGCAGCCGGCGCCGCAGCCGTCCGCCGACCGCAGCGGCGCCTCCCAGATGACGCACGCCTGGCTGTTCACGGGCCCGCCCGGGTCCGGCCGCTCCACCGCCGCCCGCGCCTTCGCCGCCGCCCTGCAGTGCGTCAGCCCGGACCGCGCCCTCGGGGGCGCCCCCGGCTGCGGCTTCTGCGACGGCTGCCATACGTCCCTGGTCGGCACGCACGCCGATGTGGAGATCGTCCGTACGGACCTGCTCTCCATCGGCGTCAAGGAAACCCGTGACCTGGTCCGCCGGTCCTCGCTCTCCCCGGCGGGCGGCCGCTGGCAGGTGATCGTCCTGGAGGACGCCGACCGCCTCACCGAAGGCGCGGGCAACGTCCTCCTCAAGGCCGTCGAGGAGCCCGCGCCCCGGACGGTCTGGCTGCTGTGCGCCCCCTCCGTGGAGGACGTCCTCCCCACCATCCGCTCGCGCTGCCGCCACCTCTCCCTGCGCACCCCGCCGGTCGGCGCGGTCGCCGACGTCCTCGTCCGGCGGGACGGCATCGAGCCGGAGGCCGCCGACCGGGCCGCCCGCGCCACCCAGGGCCACATCGGCCGGGCCCGCCGGCTGGCCACGGACGAGCGGGCCCGCGCCCGGCGGGCGGCCGTCCTCAAACTCCCGCTCCGCGTCGACGACATCGGCGGCTGCCTCAAGGCCGCCCAGGAGCTGATCGACGCCGCGGGGGAGGACGCCAAGCAGGTCGCCGAGGACGTCGACACCAAGGAGACCGAGGAGCTGCGCGCCGCACTCGGCGCCGCCGCCGGCACCGGCGGACGCCTGCCGCGCGGCACGGCCGGCGCCATGAAGGAGCTCCAGGACAAGCAGAAGCGCCGCTCGACCCGTACCCAGCGCGACAGCCTCGACCTCGCCCTGGTCGACCTCACCGGCTTCTACCGCGACGTCCTCGCCCTCCAGATGGGCGCCTCGGTCCCCCTCGCCAACGACGAGGTACGCGACAGCATCCACCGCATCGCCACCGCCTCGACCCCCGAACGCACCCTCCGCCGGATAGAAGCCGTGATCGCCTGCCGCGAGGCCCTGGACCGCAATGTGGCCCCGCTCCTCGCGGTCGAGGCCATGACGGCGGCCCTCCGCGCCGGCTGACCCCCCACTACCGCAGCCCCCGACCCCGCCGTTCCCCCGGCCCGCCCTTCAAGGAGACGCACACACAACGTCCTCACCCGGATACTCTCCGTTCGAACGACGCCGCAACGGACGTCCGCCACGGACATCCACCACCGACATCCGCCACGGCCATCCACCACCGCAAGCAACCGGGCCACTACGAGCACCAGCGCCACCCCCAGTACGAACGCCACCCCGGCCCCCCTGCACCACCCCTAGCTCCCGCACCGCCAGCCGCACTCCACCCTCCAGGGACCACCAACACCGCACTCCACCTCTCAGGGACCGAGACCAAGGGACCGTCCATGGCCACCAGCCGCCTGCTCCGCACCTCCGCCGCCTTCCTCGCGGCCACCGCTCTGCTGATCTCCGGCTGTTCCTCGGGGAGTTCCTCCCCCGACGACGAGGCGTCTCCGGGTCTCACCACGGAGGCCGGTGCCCAGCGCCCCGCCGACGAGGCGACCCTGGCGCCACTCCCTGCCTCGACCCCGGCCGGCCTGCGCGCGTACTACGACCAGAAGCTGACCTGGCATGCCTGCGGAAAAGGGTTCCAGTGCGCGACGATGAAGGCGCCCCTGGACTACTCCCACCCCGAGGCGGGTGACACCAAGCTCGCGGTGGCCCGCAAGAAGGCCAGCGGCCCCGGCAGCCGGCTCGGCTCCCTCTTGGTCAATCCGGGCGGCCCCGGCGGTTCGGCGATCGACTACCTCGAGCAGTACGCACCCCAGCCCGCCGCGATTCGTGCGCGCTACGACATGGCGGCGATGGACCCGCGCGGCGTGGACCACAGCCAGCCCGTCGAGTGCCTCAGCGACAAGCAGATGGACCGCTACACCGAGGTGGACCAGACCCCGGACTCACCGGCCGAGGTCGACAAGCTCGCCACCGCGTTCCGCACCTTCGCCCAGGGCTGCGCGTCCCGCTCCGGCAAGCTGCTCTCGCACGTCTCCACCGTCGAGGCCGCCCGCGACATGGACGTGCTGCGCGCCGTCCTGGGCGACGAGAAGCTCCACTTCGTCGGGGCTTCCTACGGCACCTTCCTCGGGGCGACCTACGCCGGTCTCTACCCCTCCCGCGTCGGCCGCATGGTCCTCGACGGCGCGATGAACCCGGAGCTCGACTCCCGTACCACCAACATCGAGCAGACCGCCGGCTTCAACACCGCCTTCACGGCGTTCGCCACCGACTGCATCAAGCACAAGAACTGCCCCCTCGGCACCAAGAGCACCGAGGACGCCGGCGAGCAGCTCACGGCCCTCTTCAAAAAGCTGGACGCACACCCGGCAGCCACGGGCGAGGACCGAAAGCTCACCGAGTCCCTCGCCACCACGGGCGTCATCGCCGCCCTGTACGACCAGCGCGCCTGGCCCCTGCTGCGCGACTACCTCGCCCAGGCCAAGGCCGGCAACGGACGAGGGCTGCTCACCTTCTCCGACAGCTACTACGAGCGCGAACCGAACGGCAGCTACAGCAACCAGATGTACGCCAACCCCGCCGTCAACTGCCTCGACCTCGCGCCCGCCTTCACCGGCCCCGACCAGGTCCGCGCCGCCCTGCCCAGCTTCCGCAAGGCCTCCCCGGTCTTCGGCGAAACCTTCGCCTGGGCCGCCCTGAACTGCGCCTACTGGCCGGTCAAGCCCACCGGCATGCCCCAGCGCATCGAGGCCAAGGGCGCCGCCCCGATCCTCGTCGTCGGCACCACCCGCGACCCCGCCACCCCGTACATCTGGGCCAAGGCCCTCGCCTCCCAGCTCTCCAGCGCCACCCTCCTCACCTACGAGGGCGACGGCCACACCGCGTACGGCCGCGGCAGCAAGTGCATCGACTCCGCGATCGACGCCTACCTCCTCGACGGCACCGTCCCCCCGAAGCACAAAACCTGCAAGTGACCCGCCTCACACCCGCACACCCCCCTCCCCGTCCACCCCTGACCAGCTTCTAAACCGGTTACTGAGCACCCCTCCGCGATGTGTAGACTGGGCCGCGCACCACGCCGCCTTAGCTCAGTTGGCCAGAGCAACGCACTCGTAATGCGTAGGTCTCGGGTTCGAATCCCGAAGGCGGCTCAGTAAAAAGGCCAGGTCACACAGCCCGTGACCTGGCCTTTTGCGTTGCTCGGGGCATGACGTGTCGCGCCGCCGCAGTGTCGCGAGATGGCTTGCGTGAGCGATGCGTGAGCGGGGGCGCTCAGAGACCTACTTCTTGGGCTTCCGGAGCTCGGCCTTCTTGTCGGCCTTGGGCTGGGCCTTTGCCTTGTTCTTCGGCTTGCCGCCCTTGCCGGCGTTCTTCGCCGTGGCCTCCTTGGCCTTCTTCTTCGCGGCCTTGCGGGCCGCCTTCTCGGCCTCAGCCTTGCGCTGAAGCGGGACCAGCTTCGCCGTCGCCTCGGCGGCGCTCTTGCGCGCTTGGTGAATCGCCCCCTCCGCAATCTGGTTGGTAGGGGGCGCAGCCTTGCTGTGGGCCCACTAACCGGGCGGTGCTGCACCGTGGCTGAAATGCACTCCCACCAGGGCGATTGTCAGTGCTGTATGCGAGGGTCGCCATCTGTGAGCCGAAGCATTGTCAGCGGCTCGCGACGGGTTACGAGTACACAGCCAAGGGGGAGGCACGGCATGGCTGGCGACGGCTTTGACATAGACACCGACCAACTCAAGTCCGCCGCTCCAACATTCCACCGAGAGTCTGTCGCTCTAGAACGGGCGACGGCCAAGCTTCGTCACACGCTTGGCGGGCTGGGGGAGCCGTGGGGCAGTGACGAGCAGGGCAAGAAGTTCGAGCACGCCTATGCCCCGCACCAGGCGCAGATCGAAAAGGCCGCCGCGGCCCTGGTCAAGGGCCTGTCCAGCATCACCAAGGCCATGAATGACATGGCCGCCAACCACGAAGACGCTGACCACTCAGCCAAGTCCGGCTTTGAGGGCGGTAAGTGATGGGCGCTGGCGACAAGGCCAAGGAGATCGTCCAGGACCTGACGGGTATGTGGTGGCCGGAGGGCGACGAGGACGAACTCAGGGAAGCCGCCCGCGCCTGGCGTACGTATGCGGACGATGTCGAGGACTGCACGGCCGCTTGCCATAAGAAGGCCCAGGACGTCATCGACAACAACAAGGGCAAGTCGATCGATGCGTTCGGCGGGTTCTGGCGCAAGTACCACGGTGGCGGCAAGGGCTATCTCGACGACGTGGCCAGCGCTGCCCGCGACATGGCCAAGGCCCTGGACAAGTACGCCGACCAGGTCGCCGAGGCCAAGAAGAAGATCGAGCACGAGCTGGAGATCGCCGGCGCAGTCCTGGTCGCCGGAGCCGCGCTCGCCGTCTTCACCGGCGGCATCAGCGGGGCCGCGGCGGCCGGTGCCAGCGAGGCGATCGTCGCCGCAGCGAGTACAGCGGGCATCGCCGTATCCGCCACCGTCGCCGAGATCGCCGGAACTGTCCTGGCCACCGCCGCCATCGGCGGCATCGAAGCCATCACCGTGGACGTGGTCGTCGCTCAGGGCGGACGCAACCTGCTAGGAGACCAACACGGCATCAACCTGGCTGAGATCAAGGAAGCCGGAGCCACTGGGGTCTTGCTGGGGGGCGCCCTGGGCGGTGCGGGCCGCGCAGCGAAGGCTGTACGCGACGCCGGCGGCTTCAAGAACGCCTTCGGCAAGATGAAGCTGGATGTGGGTGGCCCACACCTTGCGATGGCTGGCGAGGTGCCTTTCGGTCCTGTTGGCCCGACCGGGCGCCCCTTGATGCGCAACGCAGAGGGGAGCGGCGGGGGAGCCTCCGGGACCCCCAAGGCCAGTGGCTGGGAAGCCTCAAGCAATATAAAGGGACCTGGGGCCGGCAAAACACTCAAGCGGCCAAACGACCGACATACCATTGGTGGCGCAGGTCGAGCAGGAAAGAACATCAAGGAAGAGAACACAATCATCCTGCCGGGATATTCTCAGGAGGTCGAGAAGGATATCGCTGGCATCGCAGAAGGGAAGGCAACCTGGCTGCCGGACGGTGAGCGATACGAAATCAACGGTCGCACGTACGGCGTCCACGAGAACGGGACCGTATACCCTGCCAAGGGTCCAGGGTTTGTGGAAATGGACCGGAACGAGTATGCGGCGCTATCGCAGATCGTAAAGGCTAAGGGAGACCTCTCGGCGGCTCCGCAGCTGACGCGGAACCCTCGCTTCGTGAACAATCCAGAAGTCGTCGAAAAGGCTTTGGCCATTTACAACGGGACTTACACACCATGACGTACAATCTTTTCCTCGTCGATAGCTGTGACCCGGGTGTCATGGCTGAAGCTCTCGCGGCGGCCTTCCGGGTTCCGGTGAGAGAAGTGGATGTTGCCGACGCTGACGGCGACCAAGACGACCGCAACTGGGAGGCCCTGGTCTCCTGTGAATACTCGCACGTCCCGGGAAATGTGTCGCTGTCCCTGGACATTTACGCTCAGGACTCGGTGGGGCAGCAGCCTCCAGAATCCGAATTCTCCGCAGCATTTGCGCGCCGGCTTGGCACGCCCGTCTTGTACCCTCCTCAGGAGAGCGCCATGAGCGCCCACTGGTTGGTTACCCCAGAAGGGCTGACGACGCGGGCCCGGCTGAGCGAGTCGGACGATGACGAGCCAACCTTCACAGTCACAGCAGTTGAGGCACTCGTCGATCGGTTGCCAGACGTTCCTGTGATGCACCTTCCGGAAGTGGTGCGCGAGCAGAAGATCGCCACGCCTCTGGCCGATTCATTTGCGGAATCCCTCCAGCCGTTGAAGGGAGACGGCAACGCCGCGGATGGTTCGACCGTCACAGCTGAGGTTGCCGAGGTGGCGCGGATCGCCAAGTCATACCTGGGGGCGTGGGAAAAGCTATCTCGACGCGCAGCGAGCAACTGGGAGCCATCTGGTTGGTACCCCGTGGAGTTCTACCGGGAAGTGCTCGGATACCGCGATGACATCGAGGGGTATCTGCGCCAACTCCCGGAGAACGTGGCCGCGCTGTACAAGCGCTACCTCGACAAGGTTGACAGCCTCTATCAGGAGCTGACAGTC is a window of Streptomyces caniferus DNA encoding:
- a CDS encoding alpha/beta hydrolase, which translates into the protein MATSRLLRTSAAFLAATALLISGCSSGSSSPDDEASPGLTTEAGAQRPADEATLAPLPASTPAGLRAYYDQKLTWHACGKGFQCATMKAPLDYSHPEAGDTKLAVARKKASGPGSRLGSLLVNPGGPGGSAIDYLEQYAPQPAAIRARYDMAAMDPRGVDHSQPVECLSDKQMDRYTEVDQTPDSPAEVDKLATAFRTFAQGCASRSGKLLSHVSTVEAARDMDVLRAVLGDEKLHFVGASYGTFLGATYAGLYPSRVGRMVLDGAMNPELDSRTTNIEQTAGFNTAFTAFATDCIKHKNCPLGTKSTEDAGEQLTALFKKLDAHPAATGEDRKLTESLATTGVIAALYDQRAWPLLRDYLAQAKAGNGRGLLTFSDSYYEREPNGSYSNQMYANPAVNCLDLAPAFTGPDQVRAALPSFRKASPVFGETFAWAALNCAYWPVKPTGMPQRIEAKGAAPILVVGTTRDPATPYIWAKALASQLSSATLLTYEGDGHTAYGRGSKCIDSAIDAYLLDGTVPPKHKTCK
- a CDS encoding WXG100 family type VII secretion target, coding for MAGDGFDIDTDQLKSAAPTFHRESVALERATAKLRHTLGGLGEPWGSDEQGKKFEHAYAPHQAQIEKAAAALVKGLSSITKAMNDMAANHEDADHSAKSGFEGGK
- a CDS encoding DNA polymerase III subunit delta'; the encoded protein is MAVWDDVVGQDRVTAQLAAAARDADAFITAQHAGAGTGPGEQPAPQPSADRSGASQMTHAWLFTGPPGSGRSTAARAFAAALQCVSPDRALGGAPGCGFCDGCHTSLVGTHADVEIVRTDLLSIGVKETRDLVRRSSLSPAGGRWQVIVLEDADRLTEGAGNVLLKAVEEPAPRTVWLLCAPSVEDVLPTIRSRCRHLSLRTPPVGAVADVLVRRDGIEPEAADRAARATQGHIGRARRLATDERARARRAAVLKLPLRVDDIGGCLKAAQELIDAAGEDAKQVAEDVDTKETEELRAALGAAAGTGGRLPRGTAGAMKELQDKQKRRSTRTQRDSLDLALVDLTGFYRDVLALQMGASVPLANDEVRDSIHRIATASTPERTLRRIEAVIACREALDRNVAPLLAVEAMTAALRAG
- a CDS encoding WXG100 family type VII secretion target encodes the protein MGAGDKAKEIVQDLTGMWWPEGDEDELREAARAWRTYADDVEDCTAACHKKAQDVIDNNKGKSIDAFGGFWRKYHGGGKGYLDDVASAARDMAKALDKYADQVAEAKKKIEHELEIAGAVLVAGAALAVFTGGISGAAAAGASEAIVAAASTAGIAVSATVAEIAGTVLATAAIGGIEAITVDVVVAQGGRNLLGDQHGINLAEIKEAGATGVLLGGALGGAGRAAKAVRDAGGFKNAFGKMKLDVGGPHLAMAGEVPFGPVGPTGRPLMRNAEGSGGGASGTPKASGWEASSNIKGPGAGKTLKRPNDRHTIGGAGRAGKNIKEENTIILPGYSQEVEKDIAGIAEGKATWLPDGERYEINGRTYGVHENGTVYPAKGPGFVEMDRNEYAALSQIVKAKGDLSAAPQLTRNPRFVNNPEVVEKALAIYNGTYTP